A single genomic interval of Granulicella tundricola MP5ACTX9 harbors:
- a CDS encoding IS110 family RNA-guided transposase, giving the protein MQIHSVGIDLGKTTFHLVALSAAGKVLLRKKFTQKQLITFTANMQTSLIGMEACSGAHFLGRALRAQGHDVKLIPAQFVKPFVKSNKNDFLDAEAIAEAVDRQNMRFVPIKTDDQLDLQAMHRVRDRLVARRTSVINQLRAFLLERGMVFAKTPIKLRQAMPEILENAESNLTPRMRNLVSLLWSEWKDLQQQIVAMNEEVEQIASSDPACQRLRQIPGIGPLVATAIVAAIGNGAAFHKGREFSAWLGLVPRQHSTGGKARLFGISKRGNRYLRKLLVHGARSAVLIVKRERSPFGPWLDGLEQRAPVKVVITAAANKLARMAWAVLSSGNDYRPATAPMPA; this is encoded by the coding sequence ATGCAGATTCATTCGGTTGGCATAGATCTGGGTAAGACGACCTTTCACCTCGTAGCCCTGAGCGCAGCTGGCAAGGTGCTGTTGCGCAAGAAGTTCACTCAGAAGCAACTGATCACCTTCACCGCGAACATGCAGACCTCCTTGATCGGGATGGAGGCATGTTCAGGAGCGCACTTCCTGGGCCGGGCTTTGCGAGCGCAAGGCCACGACGTGAAGCTGATTCCAGCGCAGTTTGTAAAGCCGTTCGTGAAGTCGAATAAGAACGACTTCCTGGATGCTGAGGCGATCGCTGAAGCCGTCGACCGACAGAACATGCGCTTCGTTCCGATCAAGACCGACGATCAGCTCGACCTGCAAGCCATGCATCGTGTGCGTGACAGGCTTGTCGCTCGCCGGACGTCCGTGATCAACCAGCTGCGAGCCTTTCTGCTGGAGCGCGGCATGGTTTTCGCCAAGACTCCCATCAAGTTGAGACAAGCGATGCCAGAGATACTCGAGAACGCGGAGTCGAACCTGACGCCACGCATGCGCAACCTTGTCAGCCTGCTCTGGAGCGAGTGGAAGGATCTTCAGCAGCAGATCGTTGCGATGAACGAAGAGGTCGAGCAGATCGCTTCTTCCGACCCCGCATGCCAACGGCTGAGACAAATCCCCGGCATCGGCCCCTTGGTCGCAACCGCAATCGTCGCTGCGATCGGCAACGGAGCAGCCTTCCATAAGGGCCGAGAGTTCTCCGCATGGCTTGGACTTGTACCCCGACAGCACTCGACCGGCGGCAAGGCGAGACTCTTCGGCATCAGCAAGCGAGGTAACCGCTACCTGAGAAAGCTGCTCGTCCATGGCGCCCGATCAGCAGTTCTCATCGTCAAGCGAGAGCGTTCCCCGTTTGGGCCTTGGCTTGATGGTCTGGAACAACGAGCACCGGTGAAGGTCGTCATTACAGCCGCAGCCAACAAGCTTGCTCGTATGGCCTGGGCGGTGCTCTCAAGCGGCAATGACTACCGCCCAGCAACGGCTCCGATGCCGGCCTGA